From the genome of Lotus japonicus ecotype B-129 chromosome 6, LjGifu_v1.2, one region includes:
- the LOC130724224 gene encoding uncharacterized protein LOC130724224 has translation MLETCVSLMRTLRCKANPKQVHDPKTSSRSNQKPHSGSGTLEQHSNIEAFIQESKRNLRKSSSFNPKNHETVLDGSNSDTCRCCTPCPQSNSGSIKDSEGSSHRTRRTAPTTTSMLDQTDSSDVVSMLICQKCGEKLKNLDAVEPHHISNHSVTELQEDSSRQIIETICGTSSVNSENILGQIDSILKVQNMPKTLACFEEYREKVKIKAEKLQKNHPRCLVDGNELLRFHGTNIACSLGTNSSYSLCTLDHCGACQILRHGFSTNKEFQCALGVYTTSTSAKAFDSIVLSNERQFERKTVIVCRVIAGIVYSPHTQEKVDHSEFDSLAEKISNHSDFEELYVLSPRALLPCFVVIYKPQTVEIKRLNSSLRISS, from the exons ATGCTTGAGACTTGTGTTTCTCTGATGAGGACTCTTAGGTGCAAAGCAAACCCAAAACAAGTTCATGATCCAAAGACAAGTAGTAGGAGTAATCAGAAACCACACTCAGGTTCAGGTACACTTGAGCAGCACTCAAATATCGAAGCTTTCATCCAAGAAAGCAAGAGGAACTTAAGAAAATCATCAAGTTTCAATCCCAAAAACCATGAAACTGTTCTTGATGGCTCAAACAGTGACACTTGTCGATGTTGTACTCCTTGTCCTCAAAGCAACAGTGGCAGCATCAAAGATTCAGAAGGTTCTTCTCATAGAACAAGAAGGACAGCACCAACAACTACAAGTATGTTGGATCAGACAGATTCTTCTGATGTTGTTTCAATGTTGATATGTCAGAAATGTGGTGAGAAACTGAAAAATCTTGATGCTGTTGAACCACACCATATCTCCAACCATTCAG TCACTGAACTTCAAGAAGACTCATCTAGGCAGATTATAGAAACAATATGTGGAACAAGTTCAGTTAATTCTGAAAACATTTTGGGGCAGATTGATTCCATCTTAAAAGTCCAGAACATGCCAAAGACACTTGCTTGCTTTGAGGAATACAGGGAAAAGGTGAAGATTAAGGCTGAAAAGCTACAAAAGAATCACCCTCGTTGCTTAGTTGATGGAAATGAACTTTTAAGGTTCCATGGAACAAACATTGCATGTTCTCTAGGCACAAACAGTTCTTATAGCCTCTGCACGTTAGACCATTGTGGTGCATGTCAAATTCTGAGGCATGGCTTCTCCACCAACAAGGAATTCCAATGTGCATTAGGGGTTTACACCACTTCCACAAGTGCAAAAGCATTTGATTCCATTGTGCTATCTAATGAGAGACAATTTGAAAGAAAGACAGTTATTGTGTGCAGAGTGATAGCTGGGATAGTTTATTCTCCTCATACTCAAGAAAAGGTTGATCATTCAGAGTTTGATTCATTGGCAGAAAAAATAAGTAATCATTCAGATTTTGAGGAACTCTATGTATTGAGTCCCAGAGCTTTGCTTCCTTGCTTTGTGGTAATCTACAAGCCACAAACAGTGGAAATTAAAAGGCTCAACTCAAGCTTAAGGATAAGTAGCTAG
- the LOC130726208 gene encoding protein DESIGUAL 2-like, with translation MAKNFGFLVCILVMVLDIVAGILGIQAEIVQNKEKQMKVWGFECRHPSYQAFKLGVAALILLALAHTIASLLGGCICVRSREQYQSATANRQLAVAFLIFSWIVLAVAFSMLIIGTLANSRSRKPCVLYNHHFLSIGGILCFIHGLFTVPYYVSATATRREEKRQPGNPGPAIRHT, from the exons ATGGCCAAAAACTTTGGTTTCCTTGTCTGTATACTTGTCATGGTGTTGGATATTGTTGCTGGCATACTTGGAATTCAGGCAGAAATAGTTCAAAACAAG GAGAAGCAAATGAAGGTGTGGGGATTTGAGTGTAGGCACCCTAGCTATCAAGCTTTCAAGCTAGGAGTTGCTGCTCTCATTCTCTTGGCTCTGGCTCACACAATTGCTAGCTTGCTTGGTGGCTGCATTTGTGTTAGATCCAGAGAACAATACCAATCAGCTACAGCCAACAGACAACTAGCAGTAGCTTTTCTCATATTCTCATG GATTGTATTAGCAGTTGCATTCTCTATGCTGATCATAGGCACATTGGCCAACTCAAGATCAAGAAAACCTTGCGTGTTGTATAACCACCACTTCCTATCAATTGGTGGCATCCTGTGTTTCATCCATGGACTCTTCACTGTTCCTTACTACGTTTCTGCCACAGCCACCAGAAGGGAAGAAAAGAGGCAACCAGGAAACCCCGGGCCCGCCATAAGACACACTTGA
- the LOC130726209 gene encoding putative 4-hydroxy-4-methyl-2-oxoglutarate aldolase 3 encodes MGGLAIADICDVNTEKIASGEVRILDPVFQSYGQARTFSGPIVTVKVFEDNVLIKEVLQTKGEGKILVIDGGGSMRRALIGGHLVELAHSNGWAGIVVNGCVRDVDDIYECGNIGVMALGSYPLRPGKKGTGKKHVPVHVAGATIHEGEWLYADNDGVLVSKFQILHN; translated from the coding sequence ATGGGTGGTCTAGCAATTGCAGATATTTGTGACGTTAATACAGAAAAAATAGCAAGTGGCGAAGTGAGGATATTAGATCCAGTGTTTCAGAGTTATGGGCAGGCTCGAACATTCTCCGGACCCATTGTAACTGTGAAGGTGTTTGAAGACAATGTATTGATTAAGGAGGTTCTTCAAACGAAAGGAGAAGGAAAAATTTTGGTTATTGATGGAGGAGGAAGCATGAGGCGTGCCTTGATTGGAGGACATTTGGTGGAGTTGGCACATAGCAATGGTTGGGCTGGGATTGTGGTAAATGGCTGTGTTAGAGATGTGGATGACATTTATGAGTGTGGCAATATCGGTGTGATGGCTTTGGGTTCATATCCTCTCAGGCCTGGTAAAAAAGGCACCGGAAAAAAGCATGTCCCTGTTCATGTTGCAGGAGCAACGATTCATGAAGGAGAATGGCTCTATGCAGATAACGACGGTGTCCTTGTCTCCAAATTTCAGATATTACATAACTGA
- the LOC130722391 gene encoding putative 4-hydroxy-4-methyl-2-oxoglutarate aldolase 3 yields MAALPTADICDSNAASLVNGDVRILHPVFQSYGQTRAFSGPVVTVKVLEDNVLVREVLEMKGEGRVLVIDGGGSMRCALMGGNMVRLAQSMGWAGVVVNGCVRDVDEINECDFGVRALASYPLKSGKKGTGEKHVPVYVAGALIHEGEWLYADNDGILVSKFELST; encoded by the coding sequence ATGGCTGCTCTACCAACTGCAGATATTTGTGACTCAAATGCAGCATCTTTAGTGAACGGTGATGTGAGGATACTGCATCCAGTGTTCCAGAGTTATGGTCAGACCCGGGCATTCTCGGGCCCCGTTGTGACGGTGAAGGTGTTAGAAGACAATGTTTTGGTTAGGGAGGTTCTTGAGATGAAAGGAGAAGGAAGAGTTCTGGTTATTGATGGAGGAGGAAGCATGAGGTGTGCATTGATGGGAGGGAATATGGTGCGGTTGGCACAGAGTATGGGTTGGGCTGGGGTTGTGGTGAATGGGTGTGTTAGAGATGTGGATGAGATCAATGAATGTGACTTTGGCGTGAGAGCTTTGGCTTCTTATCCTCTCAAATCCGGGAAAAAGGGCACTGGAGAAAAGCATGTCCCTGTTTATGTTGCAGGTGCATTGATTCATGAAGGAGAATGGCTGTATGCAGATAATGACGGTATTCTTGTGTCAAAGTTTGAGTTGTCAACCTGA
- the LOC130722390 gene encoding GLABROUS1 enhancer-binding protein-like has translation MAQKQKRPSPLEDPPTASSSSESEEEDDQPLSQVKHAAAEEEELSSEEEGSSEEEEEDETTAPAPPAATTSHTKPPQPEPESDSATQSDSESDTDSDQAPSASAPTPNPKVKPLATKPMDQTQTHKPKAQPSPAPAKSAAKRAAESNANAGDSKRAKKKAVDSAPAAAAGSDEEMEEDGKKSGNDSKKQFTRLWSDEDEIAILKGLADFISKTGNDPLKYPDAFYDFVIRSLQADATRTQVKDKVRRLKKKFQTLAGKGKNGETPKFPKVHDQKTFELAKKVWGSGANEAAAAEEKPKANGKPAKSPKKEATSSSKNVASSAKKAKGEARQEPPPPESDMQVVIVKESAGKVVDTDLKADTSVLLSEMFRYGVTGLNEDVVKKGLELIGASKRAELDGRWKKIQVAELELFAKRAQLIDEQTRLILEAFKSSKN, from the coding sequence ATGGCACAGAAGCAGAAGCGCCCTTCTCCTCTCGAAGATCCACCCACCGCGTCTTCCTCCTCCGAATCAGAGGAGGAAGATGACCAACCTCTCTCTCAAGTAAAACacgcagcagcagaagaagaagaactttcctcagaagaagaaggttcctctgaggaggaggaggaggatgaaacCACCGCTCCAGCCCCTCCGGCAGCCACAACCTCCCACACCAAACCTcctcaacccgaacccgaatcCGATTCCGCCACCCAATCCGATTCTGAGTCCGACACCGACTCCGACCAGGCCCCCTCCGCATCCGCTCCCACTCCTAACCCTAAAGTCAAACCCCTCGCCACCAAGCCCATGGACCAGACCCAGACCCACAAGCCCAAGGCTCAACCCTCCCCGGCTCCGGCCAAATCGGCAGCCAAGCGCGCCGCCGAGAGCAATGCCAACGCCGGAGACTCCAAACGGGCTAAGAAGAAGGCAGTTGACTCGGCCCCCGCCGCCGCCGCTGGTTCCGATGAGGAGATGGAGGAGGACGGGAAGAAGTCCGGGAACGACTCCAAGAAGCAGTTTACGAGATTGTGGTCCGATGAGGATGAGATCGCCATTCTCAAGGGGCTTGCTGATTTCATTTCGAAAACTGGGAATGACCCGTTGAAGTACCCTGATGCTTTTTACGATTTCGTTATCAGGTCGCTTCAAGCTGATGCTACCCGCACTCAGGTGAAGGATAAGGTTCGAAGGCTGAAGAAGAAGTTTCAGACCCTTGCAGGCAAAGGGAAGAATGGAGAGACCCCCAAATTCCCCAAAGTCCATGATCAGAAAACTTTTGAATTGGCCAAGAAGGTATGGGGAAGTGGAGCCAATGAAGCAGCAGCCGCGGAAGAGAAGCCGAAGGCTAATGGCAAACCTGCAAAGAGTCCCAAGAAGGAAGCCACTAGTAGCAGCAAGAATGTGGCTTCTTCTGCAAAGAAAGCGAAAGGCGAAGCTAGACAGGAACCACCACCACCGGAATCCGACATGCAAGTGGTGATTGTGAAGGAATCTGCTGGAAAGGTGGTGGACACTGATCTGAAGGCTGATACAAGTGTGCTTTTGAGTGAAATGTTTCGTTACGGTGTGACTGGGCTGAATGAGGATGTGGTGAAGAAGGGATTGGAGTTAATTGGAGCATCAAAGAGGGCCGAGTTGGATGGAAGGTGGAAGAAGATACAGGTTGCGGAGCTGGAGCTGTTTGCTAAGCGTGCTCAACTGATTGACGAGCAGACTAGGTTGATTTTGGAGGCGTTCAAGTCATCAAAGAATTAG